From the genome of Clostridia bacterium, one region includes:
- a CDS encoding DUF1343 domain-containing protein has product RRAIDLLAKAPGVELAAIFSPEHGVTGTLDTTDIGNTKDQATGVPVYSVYGAKDAQRRPSIDVLKTLNALVFDIQDAGVRFYTYETTLGYFLEAAKAADIELIVLDRPNPITGSYVQGPVSEQGKESFVNYYAVPVRHGMTLGELARMFNEERRIGAKLTVIAMQGWMRGDWFDATGIAWTNPSPNLRSLSEATLYPGVALIEGTNVSVGRGTDTPFEVVGAPWIDVRKFAEYLNQRSIPGVRFVPIHFTPQSSSYANQSCGGVNIIVTDRNALDAPELGIELASALVKLYPDNYKVARMPELLIHQATYDALLRGEDPRRIADDWRDELEQFMALRKKYLLY; this is encoded by the coding sequence CGGAGAGCGATCGATCTGTTGGCGAAGGCTCCCGGCGTGGAATTGGCGGCAATCTTCAGCCCCGAGCACGGCGTAACCGGCACGCTGGACACAACGGACATCGGCAATACAAAGGACCAGGCGACGGGTGTTCCGGTGTACAGCGTTTACGGGGCAAAGGATGCACAGAGGCGTCCGTCGATTGACGTGCTGAAGACACTGAATGCCCTGGTGTTCGACATACAGGACGCCGGTGTACGTTTCTACACGTACGAAACCACCCTTGGCTATTTTCTAGAAGCGGCCAAGGCGGCGGACATCGAGTTGATCGTGCTCGACCGGCCGAATCCGATCACAGGCTCATACGTGCAGGGGCCTGTTTCGGAGCAAGGGAAAGAGAGCTTCGTCAATTACTACGCGGTTCCTGTGCGTCACGGCATGACTCTCGGCGAATTGGCGCGGATGTTCAACGAAGAGCGCCGCATCGGAGCGAAGCTGACGGTGATCGCCATGCAGGGCTGGATGCGCGGCGACTGGTTCGATGCGACCGGAATTGCGTGGACGAACCCTTCGCCGAACCTGCGCAGCCTGTCGGAAGCGACGCTGTATCCGGGCGTGGCGCTGATCGAGGGCACGAACGTTTCCGTGGGGCGGGGAACCGATACGCCGTTCGAAGTTGTGGGCGCGCCGTGGATCGATGTGCGGAAGTTCGCTGAGTATCTGAACCAGCGGAGCATCCCGGGCGTGCGGTTCGTCCCTATTCATTTCACGCCGCAGTCGAGCTCCTATGCCAACCAATCGTGCGGTGGAGTGAACATCATCGTGACAGACCGTAACGCGCTGGACGCGCCGGAGCTGGGTATCGAGTTGGCGTCAGCGCTGGTCAAGCTGTATCCGGACAACTATAAAGTCGCACGAATGCCGGAGCTACTGATTCATCAGGCCACCTATGACGCGCTCCTCAGAGGCGAAGATCCGCGGCGAATCGCCGACGATTGGCGGGACGAACTGGAGCAATTTATGGCCCTGCGCAAGAAGTACCTGCTGTACTGA